A genomic stretch from Nitrobacter winogradskyi Nb-255 includes:
- a CDS encoding SRPBCC family protein, translating to MAMTVNGEVELAASRDLVWAKLNDPEVLKSCIPGCEEFIKVDENQFQAVARLKIGPVSARFKARVTLSDIDPPNGYRIAAEGEGGVAGFAKGESTVVLLDHHGGTLLKYEAAAQIGGKLAQLGQRLISGTARKLAGEFFAKFAKAIEG from the coding sequence ATGGCGATGACAGTGAACGGCGAGGTCGAACTCGCAGCCTCTCGCGATCTTGTATGGGCCAAGCTCAACGACCCCGAAGTCTTGAAAAGCTGTATTCCCGGTTGCGAGGAATTCATCAAGGTCGACGAGAACCAGTTCCAGGCCGTCGCCAGATTGAAAATCGGTCCGGTATCCGCCCGCTTCAAGGCCAGGGTGACGCTCAGCGATATCGACCCGCCGAACGGATACAGGATTGCAGCCGAGGGGGAAGGCGGCGTGGCCGGGTTTGCAAAGGGTGAATCAACCGTGGTGCTGCTCGATCATCATGGAGGCACTCTTCTGAAGTACGAAGCCGCGGCGCAGATCGGCGGCAAGCTGGCGCAACTGGGGCAAAGGCTGATCAGCGGTACGGCCAGGAAGCTGGCCGGTGAATTCTTCGCGAAGTTCGCCAAAGCCATTGAGGGATAA
- the pcaD gene encoding 3-oxoadipate enol-lactonase, protein MPMIYADGCLLNVSVEGRDGGPTLMLSNALGCTLQMWEPQMAALSKLFRIIRYDRRGHGKSGVPPGPYSMERFGRDVLAILDDLNIARTHWCGLSMGGMVGQWLGAHAPERFDRIILANTNCYYPDPANWHARIKTVKEGGLAAIAETVISGWLTTGFREREPQITAKIKAMLSASPVEGYIACCEALSTLDQRELLPRIKSPTLVIAGRHDQSTPVAAGEYIRSRIPSASMTILDAAHISNVEQSHAFTEAVTGFLMQQ, encoded by the coding sequence ATGCCCATGATCTATGCGGATGGCTGCCTGCTGAATGTTTCCGTCGAGGGGCGCGATGGCGGCCCGACGCTGATGCTGTCGAACGCGCTCGGCTGCACGCTGCAGATGTGGGAGCCGCAGATGGCGGCGCTGTCCAAGCTGTTCCGGATCATCCGCTATGACCGGCGCGGTCACGGCAAGTCCGGCGTTCCACCCGGTCCCTATTCGATGGAGCGCTTTGGCCGGGACGTGCTGGCGATTCTCGATGACCTCAATATTGCGAGGACGCACTGGTGCGGATTGTCCATGGGCGGCATGGTCGGCCAATGGCTCGGAGCACATGCGCCGGAACGTTTCGACCGCATCATTCTCGCCAACACGAATTGCTACTATCCCGATCCGGCCAACTGGCACGCCCGCATCAAGACCGTGAAGGAAGGCGGCCTCGCCGCGATCGCCGAGACCGTGATCAGCGGCTGGCTGACCACGGGCTTTCGCGAACGCGAACCCCAGATCACCGCGAAGATCAAAGCCATGCTGAGCGCTTCCCCGGTGGAAGGCTATATCGCCTGCTGCGAGGCGCTGAGCACCCTGGATCAGCGCGAGCTGCTGCCCCGCATCAAAAGCCCCACGCTGGTCATCGCCGGACGGCACGACCAGTCTACACCTGTCGCGGCCGGGGAATACATCCGCAGCCGGATTCCTTCCGCCAGCATGACCATTCTCGATGCCGCACATATCTCCAACGTCGAACAATCACATGCCTTCACCGAGGCGGTGACCGGATTTTTGATGCAGCAATAG
- a CDS encoding ABC transporter permease subunit produces the protein MDYFAQQLINGVVLGSIYGLIATGYTMVYGIVGMINFAHGDIFMIGGFIALITFLILMSMGLSAVPLILLVMLIVSMAVTAVYGWVVERIAYRPLRQSFRLAPLLSAIGMSFVLMNFSQVSQGAQVKPIPPLITGGYTLHDSGNFAVQLSNVQIVVVTTTIVLLAIFSYIVSRTRFGRDMRACEQDQTMAALLGVNVDRTISMTFVIGASLAAVAGMMYLLYYGLVDFFMGFVAGIKAFTAAVLGGIGSLPGAMLGGLAIGLIETFWSAYFSIEYKDVAAFSILIIVLIFMPTGLLGRPEVEKV, from the coding sequence ATGGATTATTTTGCCCAGCAACTGATCAACGGCGTCGTGCTCGGCTCGATCTATGGGCTGATCGCGACCGGCTATACGATGGTTTACGGCATTGTCGGCATGATCAATTTCGCTCACGGCGACATCTTCATGATCGGCGGCTTCATCGCGCTGATCACCTTCCTGATCCTGATGTCGATGGGCCTCTCCGCCGTGCCGCTGATCCTGCTCGTCATGCTCATCGTTTCAATGGCCGTCACCGCCGTTTACGGCTGGGTTGTCGAGCGCATCGCCTACAGGCCCCTGCGCCAGTCGTTTCGACTCGCGCCGCTGCTGTCGGCGATCGGCATGTCGTTCGTACTCATGAATTTTTCGCAGGTTTCCCAGGGCGCGCAGGTCAAGCCGATCCCGCCGCTCATCACCGGCGGCTACACGCTGCACGATTCTGGAAACTTCGCGGTCCAGCTATCCAATGTCCAGATCGTGGTGGTGACCACCACCATCGTGCTGCTCGCGATCTTCAGCTACATCGTGTCGCGTACGCGCTTCGGCCGCGATATGCGCGCCTGCGAGCAGGATCAGACCATGGCGGCGCTTCTCGGCGTGAACGTCGATCGCACCATCTCGATGACTTTCGTGATCGGGGCGTCGCTCGCCGCCGTCGCCGGAATGATGTACCTGCTGTATTATGGCCTTGTTGATTTCTTCATGGGCTTCGTCGCCGGCATCAAGGCATTCACGGCCGCGGTTCTCGGCGGCATAGGCTCGCTGCCCGGCGCGATGCTCGGCGGCCTTGCGATCGGGCTGATCGAGACGTTCTGGTCGGCTTACTTTTCGATCGAGTATAAGGATGTTGCAGCCTTCTCGATCCTGATCATCGTGCTGATCTTCATGCCTACCGGCCTGCTTGGCCGTCCCGAAGTCGAAAAAGTCTGA
- the livM gene encoding high-affinity branched-chain amino acid ABC transporter permease LivM: MTAPALSQQTATRDRGVAAIIKNAVVSALLALVLFSLMIGIRTETGPSGQLTYWTRFGELAAVVGAVFIGSIIVETIKRWTGPVGSVELPDTVRRAFAMLGRLLIPALLIFALLVPVIFYNQRYLLDLAILVLTYVMLGWGLNVVVGLAGLLDLGYVAFYAVGAYSYALLAQSGLPFPYFIETYPYVAIDFLQLGSWAFWALLPVSGLLAAFWGVLLGFPVLRLRGDYLAIVTLAFGEIIRLVILNWQDLTGGPNGISGIPRPTVFGIPLTRGDDGFAALIGVPFSPTHRLVFLFYIILALALLTNWVTIRLRRLPIGRAWEAMREDEVACRALGINITTTKLSAFAIGAMFGGFAGAFFATRQGFISPESFTFQESALVLAIVVLGGMGSQLGVALAAIAMIGGFELFRGLDQFRMLVFGGVMVLLMIWRPRGLVSHRAPTVFLQKPTEISSSLVKEGRG, encoded by the coding sequence GTGACAGCGCCCGCTTTGAGCCAACAAACCGCCACGCGCGATCGTGGTGTCGCGGCCATCATCAAGAACGCGGTCGTGAGCGCGCTGCTGGCGCTGGTGCTGTTCTCACTCATGATCGGCATCCGCACCGAAACCGGCCCATCCGGACAGTTGACCTACTGGACCCGGTTCGGCGAACTCGCGGCCGTCGTCGGCGCGGTATTCATCGGCAGCATCATCGTCGAAACAATCAAGCGCTGGACCGGCCCCGTCGGCAGCGTCGAACTGCCGGATACCGTGCGCCGTGCATTCGCAATGCTGGGCCGCCTGCTGATACCCGCGCTCCTGATTTTCGCCCTGCTGGTGCCGGTCATCTTCTATAATCAGCGCTACCTGCTCGACCTCGCGATCCTCGTGCTGACCTATGTGATGCTGGGTTGGGGGCTCAACGTCGTGGTCGGTCTCGCCGGACTTCTCGATCTCGGCTACGTGGCGTTCTATGCCGTCGGCGCGTACTCCTACGCGCTGCTGGCGCAGAGCGGGCTGCCGTTTCCGTATTTTATCGAGACCTATCCCTACGTCGCGATCGACTTCCTGCAACTTGGTTCGTGGGCGTTCTGGGCGCTGTTGCCGGTTTCCGGCCTGCTGGCCGCATTCTGGGGGGTGCTGCTCGGCTTCCCGGTGTTGCGGCTTCGCGGCGACTATCTCGCGATCGTCACGCTGGCGTTCGGGGAAATCATACGGCTTGTCATCCTCAACTGGCAGGATCTCACCGGCGGGCCGAACGGGATCAGCGGCATCCCGCGCCCCACCGTGTTCGGCATTCCCCTCACGCGGGGCGACGACGGCTTCGCGGCGCTGATCGGCGTTCCGTTCTCGCCCACGCATCGCCTCGTCTTCCTGTTCTACATCATCCTTGCGCTAGCGCTGCTGACGAACTGGGTCACCATCCGCCTGCGGCGGCTGCCGATCGGCCGCGCCTGGGAAGCGATGCGCGAGGATGAGGTGGCCTGCCGCGCGCTCGGCATCAACATCACCACAACGAAACTCTCGGCCTTCGCGATAGGCGCGATGTTCGGCGGCTTCGCGGGCGCGTTCTTCGCGACCCGGCAGGGCTTCATCAGCCCTGAGTCCTTCACCTTTCAGGAATCGGCGCTGGTGCTCGCCATCGTCGTCCTGGGCGGCATGGGCTCGCAACTCGGCGTGGCGCTCGCCGCGATCGCAATGATCGGTGGATTCGAGTTGTTCCGCGGCCTTGACCAGTTTCGTATGCTGGTGTTCGGCGGCGTCATGGTGCTGCTGATGATCTGGCGGCCGCGCGGTCTCGTCAGCCATCGCGCTCCCACCGTGTTCCTGCAAAAACCGACCGAGATATCATCGTCGCTGGTCAAGGAAGGCCGCGGATGA
- a CDS encoding ABC transporter ATP-binding protein: protein MTTPAPILDVDGLTMRFGGILAINELSFTAQRRHITALIGPNGAGKTTVFNCVTGFYRPSRGAMRLVHDDGATFRLDRLRDFRICKYAKVARTFQNIRLFPGMTALENLMVAQHNALMRASGFSLLGLIGAPSFRAAEKQAIDSARDWLDRIGLLQRADDAAGNLPYGDQRRLEIARAMCAQPALLCLDEPAAGLNANESAGLSELLLSIRSDFGTSILLIEHDMSVVMEISDHIIVLDHGVKIADGTPRAVRDDPKVVAAYLGADEDTAAAVMEGDV from the coding sequence ATGACGACGCCTGCTCCCATTCTCGACGTCGATGGACTGACGATGCGGTTCGGAGGCATTCTCGCCATCAACGAGCTGTCGTTCACCGCGCAGCGCCGCCACATCACCGCGCTGATCGGGCCGAACGGCGCGGGCAAGACAACGGTGTTCAACTGCGTCACCGGGTTCTACCGGCCCTCGCGAGGCGCCATGCGCCTGGTGCACGATGACGGCGCGACCTTTCGGCTCGATCGCCTGCGCGACTTCCGCATCTGCAAATACGCCAAGGTGGCGCGTACCTTCCAGAACATCCGCCTGTTTCCCGGCATGACGGCGCTGGAGAACCTGATGGTCGCGCAGCACAATGCGTTGATGCGCGCGTCCGGTTTCAGCCTGCTCGGCCTGATCGGCGCCCCGTCGTTCCGGGCCGCGGAGAAGCAGGCAATCGATTCCGCGCGCGACTGGCTCGACCGCATCGGCCTGCTGCAACGCGCCGACGACGCCGCGGGCAACCTCCCCTACGGCGACCAGCGCCGCCTGGAGATCGCGCGCGCAATGTGCGCGCAGCCCGCGCTGCTCTGCCTCGATGAGCCGGCCGCGGGGCTCAACGCCAACGAGAGCGCGGGCTTGAGCGAGCTGTTGCTGTCGATCCGCAGCGACTTCGGCACGTCTATCCTTCTGATCGAGCACGACATGAGCGTGGTGATGGAAATCTCCGACCACATCATTGTGCTCGACCACGGCGTCAAGATCGCCGACGGCACGCCACGCGCGGTGCGCGACGATCCGAAAGTCGTCGCTGCCTATCTCGGCGCCGACGAGGACACCGCCGCCGCCGTGATGGAGGGCGACGTATGA
- a CDS encoding ABC transporter ATP-binding protein: MNAGATPLLAIRGLRAAYGKIEALKGIDLEIQAGEIVALIGANGAGKSTLMMTIFGRPRARAGQILFDGQDISSMPTHEVARLRIAQSPEGRRIFPRMTVAENLQMGADATPGSKAERAASLDRVLKLFPRLQERMTQRGGTLSGGEQQMLAIGRALMSRPRLLLLDEPSLGLAPLITRQIFSAIRALNNEDHLTVLIVEQNANHALRLAHRGYVMVNGLITMSGEGMELLQRPEIRAAYLEGGRHA; encoded by the coding sequence ATGAACGCCGGCGCAACGCCCCTGCTCGCCATTCGCGGGCTGCGCGCCGCCTATGGCAAGATCGAAGCCCTGAAAGGCATCGATCTCGAAATCCAGGCCGGCGAGATCGTCGCGTTGATCGGCGCCAACGGCGCCGGCAAATCGACCTTGATGATGACCATTTTCGGCCGTCCCCGCGCCCGCGCCGGCCAGATCCTGTTCGACGGCCAGGACATCAGCTCCATGCCGACGCACGAGGTGGCTCGGCTGCGCATCGCGCAGTCCCCGGAGGGGCGGCGCATTTTCCCGCGCATGACGGTCGCGGAGAACCTGCAGATGGGCGCGGACGCCACGCCCGGCAGCAAGGCTGAGCGAGCCGCCAGCCTGGATCGCGTGCTAAAATTGTTTCCGCGGCTACAGGAACGCATGACGCAGCGCGGCGGCACGCTGTCCGGCGGCGAGCAGCAGATGCTGGCGATCGGCCGCGCGCTGATGAGCCGCCCGCGCCTGTTATTGCTGGACGAACCTTCGCTTGGTCTTGCGCCGCTGATCACCCGGCAGATTTTCAGCGCCATCCGCGCGTTGAACAACGAGGACCATCTCACGGTGCTGATCGTCGAGCAGAACGCCAATCATGCCCTTCGCCTCGCCCATCGCGGCTATGTGATGGTCAACGGGCTGATCACGATGAGCGGCGAAGGCATGGAGTTGCTGCAACGCCCGGAAATCCGCGCAGCCTATCTCGAAGGCGGCCGCCATGCCTGA
- a CDS encoding branched-chain amino acid ABC transporter substrate-binding protein has protein sequence MKSLKLICLALCASLALSATAFAQDITVAVAGPMTGSESAFGRQLHNGAEQFVADANDMGGVLNKKLKLFVGDDACDPKQARSIAERIASRGIPLVAGHFCSSSSIPASEAYADGNTLQITPATTNPLFTERKLWNVLRVCGRDDQQGIVAAEYIVKNFKDKNIAILNDKTTYGKGLADETKKALNKAGFQEKMFESYNKGDKDFNSIVSRLKRDNIDLVFIGGYYQEAGLILRQMRDQGLKTIMMAGDALNDKKFASITGPLAEGTLFTFGPDPRNKPTAKAVVEKFKARGIDPEGYTLYTYAAMQVWAQGAAKAGTTDPMKVMKAIKAGAWDTVLGKLEFDAKGDIRQIDYVIYKWDDKGNYAEIDPAL, from the coding sequence ATGAAATCATTGAAGCTGATCTGCCTGGCCCTTTGCGCCTCCCTGGCGCTGTCGGCCACGGCGTTCGCCCAGGACATCACCGTCGCGGTGGCCGGCCCGATGACGGGCAGCGAATCCGCTTTCGGCCGCCAGTTGCATAACGGCGCCGAGCAGTTCGTCGCCGATGCCAACGATATGGGCGGCGTGCTCAACAAGAAACTCAAGCTGTTCGTCGGCGATGACGCCTGCGACCCGAAGCAAGCGCGCTCCATCGCTGAACGAATCGCAAGCCGGGGCATTCCGCTCGTCGCCGGACACTTCTGCTCGTCGTCGTCCATTCCGGCTTCAGAAGCCTACGCCGACGGAAATACACTACAGATCACACCGGCCACCACCAACCCGCTGTTCACGGAACGCAAGCTGTGGAACGTGCTGCGCGTCTGCGGCCGCGACGACCAGCAAGGCATCGTCGCCGCCGAATACATCGTCAAAAATTTCAAAGACAAGAACATCGCCATCCTCAACGACAAGACCACCTACGGCAAGGGACTCGCCGACGAAACCAAGAAGGCGCTGAACAAGGCCGGCTTTCAGGAGAAAATGTTCGAGTCCTACAACAAGGGCGACAAGGACTTTAACTCCATCGTCTCCCGCCTGAAGCGCGACAACATCGATCTGGTGTTCATCGGAGGCTATTATCAGGAAGCCGGACTGATCCTGCGGCAGATGCGTGATCAGGGACTCAAGACCATCATGATGGCGGGCGATGCGCTGAACGACAAGAAGTTTGCCTCCATCACCGGCCCGCTTGCCGAAGGAACGCTGTTCACCTTCGGTCCCGACCCGCGCAACAAGCCGACCGCCAAGGCAGTCGTCGAGAAATTCAAGGCCAGGGGCATCGATCCGGAAGGCTACACACTCTACACCTATGCGGCGATGCAGGTGTGGGCGCAGGGCGCAGCGAAAGCGGGCACCACGGACCCGATGAAGGTGATGAAAGCCATCAAGGCAGGCGCGTGGGATACCGTCCTCGGCAAGCTGGAATTCGATGCGAAGGGTGACATCAGGCAAATCGACTATGTCATTTACAAGTGGGACGACAAGGGCAACTACGCTGAAATCGACCCTGCTTTGTGA
- a CDS encoding cytochrome c biogenesis CcdA family protein, with product MIHDVSVPAAMVAGLVSFLSPCVLPLVPPYLIYLTGATIEHVSHDETAKTSKRAVMLAALMFVFGFSTVFVALGASASFVGSFIRAWSAELSIVAGIVIIIMGLHFLGLTRIGFLMREGRLTAPKPVGLWGAYVMGLAFAFGWTPCIGPILAAILSVAAAEATVVKGAGLLAVYSAGLGIPFLLAALMIERFSSLFNRLKRHLTKIERGIGVLMVLTGVAFLTGTISNVSIWLLETFPALQNFG from the coding sequence ATGATTCACGACGTTTCCGTTCCCGCCGCGATGGTCGCGGGCCTTGTCAGTTTCCTGTCGCCCTGCGTCCTTCCGCTGGTGCCGCCCTACCTGATCTATCTTACCGGCGCCACCATCGAACACGTTTCTCACGACGAGACGGCCAAGACCTCAAAGCGGGCCGTGATGCTCGCCGCCTTGATGTTCGTGTTCGGGTTTTCCACGGTCTTCGTCGCGCTTGGCGCCAGTGCGAGCTTCGTCGGCAGTTTTATCCGGGCCTGGTCGGCGGAGTTGTCGATTGTCGCGGGTATCGTCATCATCATCATGGGCCTGCACTTTCTAGGGCTGACGCGGATCGGCTTCTTGATGCGCGAAGGGCGGCTCACGGCCCCTAAGCCGGTCGGGTTATGGGGCGCCTATGTGATGGGCCTCGCCTTCGCGTTCGGGTGGACGCCATGCATCGGGCCGATCCTGGCGGCGATCCTATCGGTGGCGGCGGCGGAGGCCACCGTCGTAAAGGGAGCCGGTCTGCTTGCGGTATATTCAGCCGGGCTCGGCATTCCGTTCCTGCTGGCGGCGCTCATGATTGAAAGGTTTTCCTCGCTGTTCAACCGGCTGAAACGCCATCTCACCAAAATAGAGCGCGGAATCGGCGTGCTGATGGTGCTGACCGGCGTAGCATTCCTCACCGGAACGATCTCCAACGTCAGCATCTGGCTGCTGGAGACCTTTCCGGCGTTGCAGAACTTCGGATGA
- a CDS encoding P1 family peptidase: MKNLLTDISGVRVGHADDARLASGVTAVLFDTPVVAAMDVRGGGPGTRDSTLLDPVNTVERIDALALSGGSAFGVESGGGVQAWLAEQGRGFVIGDATVPIVPGAVVFDLLNGGDKKWGRFAPYRDLGYAAAAAAGEDFALGSTGAGLGATTANLKGGIGSASAATPGGVKVAALAVVNAVGSVTVGDGPWFWAVPFETGDEYGGRGLPPSFTPDMLAMRLKDGATAKAGENTTLAIVVTDAVLTKPQARRLAIMSQTGFARAIYPVHAPLDGDIVFAAATGDKPIDPFVELTELGMIAANTVARAIARGVYEAKALPFPDALPAWKDRFAR; the protein is encoded by the coding sequence ATGAAGAACCTCCTCACCGACATTTCCGGGGTCCGTGTCGGCCACGCCGACGACGCACGGCTGGCGTCAGGCGTGACGGCGGTGCTTTTCGACACCCCCGTGGTGGCGGCGATGGACGTGCGCGGCGGGGGGCCGGGCACCCGCGACAGCACCCTGCTCGATCCGGTCAACACGGTGGAGCGGATCGACGCGCTCGCGCTGTCAGGCGGCTCCGCTTTCGGAGTCGAGTCCGGCGGCGGCGTTCAGGCCTGGCTCGCCGAACAGGGGCGCGGCTTCGTGATCGGCGACGCGACCGTCCCGATTGTGCCCGGCGCGGTGGTGTTCGACCTCTTGAACGGTGGCGACAAGAAGTGGGGTCGTTTTGCGCCTTATCGCGATCTTGGCTACGCCGCCGCAGCGGCGGCGGGAGAAGATTTCGCGCTCGGCAGCACCGGCGCCGGACTCGGCGCGACGACCGCCAATCTGAAAGGCGGCATCGGCTCCGCTTCGGCGGCCACGCCCGGCGGCGTGAAAGTGGCGGCGCTCGCCGTGGTGAACGCCGTCGGCAGCGTCACAGTCGGAGATGGCCCCTGGTTCTGGGCGGTGCCATTTGAAACCGGCGACGAATATGGCGGACGCGGGCTGCCGCCGTCGTTCACGCCGGATATGCTGGCGATGCGATTGAAGGACGGCGCGACAGCGAAGGCCGGCGAGAATACCACGCTCGCCATCGTCGTCACCGATGCCGTGCTCACCAAGCCGCAGGCCAGGCGGCTCGCGATAATGTCACAAACCGGTTTCGCACGGGCGATTTATCCGGTTCACGCGCCGCTGGACGGCGATATCGTGTTCGCTGCCGCTACCGGAGACAAGCCCATCGATCCGTTCGTCGAATTGACCGAACTCGGAATGATTGCGGCCAACACGGTGGCTCGCGCGATCGCGCGTGGCGTCTATGAAGCAAAAGCACTTCCGTTTCCGGATGCATTGCCGGCATGGAAGGACCGGTTTGCGCGCTGA
- a CDS encoding outer membrane beta-barrel protein encodes MHIPKVFLLAGCLGLAGSHACAENDFTASFRLRGGFDTNPLLAIGQGGGSLFVAADTALAAGMKTDGYTLGVAAEATAMHYAQQRITPTRGGKVILRGSIGDDDLRLDSTSTIADVSSYTLRSSELIQSVRAESRRGPIKLFATAEGGRSSLNQANAIFQDFLPDPQQHLRGTLIPGVSLVSGKFEIGASVNLSARRYLQEFDVFGYRRDNERVQPFLFAKYGGDAVTAFGSVSRLYGTWHDPDFTNVDRILFDASLSWRAAPFGIDLTAWRRASETTFPISPITIDTAYSARVSWNWEPKMTLAASVGYSISEYLDSPFRARTLTCGVGAIRDFDHDLSVSIDVAYARGLLISGDQSNGLVVMSSITKRFSAAPPEPNKAASAAPASCGRGCPVRLPPS; translated from the coding sequence ATGCATATACCGAAAGTATTTCTACTCGCCGGCTGCCTCGGCCTTGCCGGCTCCCACGCCTGCGCCGAAAACGATTTCACGGCTTCGTTCCGGCTGCGCGGCGGATTCGACACCAATCCGCTGCTGGCGATCGGTCAGGGCGGCGGCAGCCTGTTCGTCGCCGCCGACACGGCGTTGGCCGCGGGCATGAAGACCGATGGCTACACGCTAGGCGTCGCGGCGGAAGCGACCGCCATGCACTATGCGCAGCAGCGGATAACGCCCACTCGTGGCGGCAAGGTGATCCTGCGCGGCTCGATCGGTGATGACGATCTGAGGCTGGATTCCACATCGACCATTGCCGACGTCAGCAGCTACACTCTGCGATCGTCCGAATTGATCCAATCGGTCAGGGCTGAATCCCGGCGCGGCCCGATCAAGCTGTTCGCTACGGCGGAGGGGGGACGGTCGAGCCTGAATCAGGCCAACGCGATCTTTCAGGATTTTCTCCCCGACCCTCAGCAGCATCTGCGGGGCACGCTGATCCCCGGCGTCAGCCTCGTCAGCGGAAAGTTCGAAATCGGCGCGTCCGTGAATCTGTCGGCGCGGCGCTACCTGCAGGAGTTCGATGTGTTCGGCTATCGTCGCGACAATGAGAGGGTGCAGCCGTTTCTGTTCGCCAAGTATGGCGGCGATGCCGTGACCGCCTTTGGCTCCGTTTCACGGTTGTACGGGACGTGGCACGATCCCGATTTCACCAATGTCGATCGAATTCTGTTCGATGCAAGTTTAAGCTGGCGCGCGGCGCCTTTTGGAATTGACCTCACGGCATGGCGGCGCGCGAGTGAAACCACGTTTCCCATTTCGCCGATCACCATCGACACCGCATATTCAGCGAGGGTCTCGTGGAATTGGGAGCCGAAGATGACGCTGGCGGCCTCGGTGGGCTATTCGATTTCCGAGTATCTGGATTCGCCCTTTCGTGCGCGGACTCTCACTTGCGGCGTCGGCGCGATTCGCGACTTTGACCATGACCTGAGCGTCAGCATCGATGTCGCCTATGCAAGAGGCTTGCTGATTTCGGGTGATCAGTCGAACGGGCTCGTGGTGATGTCGTCGATCACGAAGCGCTTCTCCGCGGCCCCGCCCGAGCCGAACAAAGCCGCATCCGCCGCACCGGCGTCGTGCGGACGGGGATGCCCCGTCCGCCTTCCACCAAGCTAG
- the rpe gene encoding ribulose-phosphate 3-epimerase, whose product MSQTFAPRPLVIAPSILASDFSKLGDEVRAVDQGGAEWIHLDVMDGHFVPNISYGPDVIKAMRPHSKKIFDAHLMISPCDPYLEAFAKAGCDHITVHVEAGPHLHRSLQAIRNLGKKAGVTLNPGTPLSTVEYVLDMVDLVLVMSVNPGFGGQKFISSAVDKIRDLRAMIGGRPIDIEVDGGVGPDVAGDLAAAGANAFVAGSAVFKGGTMESYKANMDAIRNAAAAARGEIV is encoded by the coding sequence ATGTCCCAGACTTTTGCGCCGCGTCCTCTCGTCATCGCACCGTCGATCCTGGCCTCGGACTTCTCGAAGCTTGGCGATGAGGTTCGCGCCGTCGATCAGGGGGGGGCCGAGTGGATCCACCTCGACGTGATGGACGGCCATTTCGTGCCGAACATCTCCTATGGGCCCGATGTCATCAAGGCGATGCGTCCGCACAGCAAGAAGATCTTCGATGCCCATTTGATGATCTCGCCATGCGATCCGTACCTCGAAGCCTTCGCCAAGGCAGGTTGCGACCACATCACGGTTCACGTCGAAGCGGGACCGCACCTGCATCGCTCGCTGCAAGCCATTCGCAACCTCGGCAAGAAGGCGGGGGTCACGCTCAATCCCGGAACGCCATTGTCCACCGTCGAATACGTGCTCGACATGGTCGACCTGGTGCTGGTGATGTCGGTCAACCCCGGTTTCGGAGGCCAGAAGTTCATCTCCTCTGCGGTCGACAAGATTCGGGATTTGCGCGCGATGATCGGGGGACGGCCGATCGACATCGAGGTCGACGGCGGGGTCGGACCCGACGTCGCGGGTGATCTGGCCGCCGCCGGCGCCAACGCCTTCGTGGCGGGCTCCGCGGTGTTCAAGGGCGGCACGATGGAATCCTACAAGGCCAACATGGACGCGATCCGCAATGCCGCCGCCGCGGCGCGCGGCGAAATAGTCTGA